From Levilactobacillus zymae, a single genomic window includes:
- the dltC gene encoding D-alanine--poly(phosphoribitol) ligase subunit DltC produces the protein MDVKETVLSILSDLTGNDVSGAMDDNLFDSGLLDSMGSVQLLLQLQSQLGVSVPVSEFERSEWDTPNKIVKKVESLA, from the coding sequence ATGGATGTAAAAGAAACTGTTTTGTCAATCTTATCAGATTTAACGGGGAACGATGTTAGTGGTGCGATGGATGATAACTTGTTCGATAGCGGGTTATTAGATTCCATGGGTTCCGTGCAACTCTTATTGCAATTACAAAGCCAACTGGGCGTTAGCGTACCAGTTTCCGAATTTGAGCGGTCAGAGTGGGACACGCCCAACAAGATTGTTAAGAAAGTCGAAAGTCTGGCTTAG
- the dltD gene encoding D-alanyl-lipoteichoic acid biosynthesis protein DltD — protein MAKRLLRIFGPLILAAILVLAILVSPVTFGFKHVSAGEERQAAVSLSPNVLKGKRIKEAALKENYVPFFGSSEWSRIDPMHPSVLAQKYHRDYRPFLLGARGTQSLTQFFVIQNIQGELRNKKAVFVVSPQWFVKDGTRKDAFAFYYSQLQTAEWLSHYRHDAIDQYAAKRLLQMPVAKSDHFIYAALQRVASGKTLTDYQRFYLRTKMNMLTQEDQFFSGINLPSQNWNKVNQQAKKLPTQYSYAKLDRLAGQIGQEQTGNNRFRISDSFYNQGLKQELKTGKLQGFQRNLSYTKSPEFGDFQLVLDQFARLKTNVMFIIPPVNDRWAKYTGLSQEMLRQFDQKIRYQLQSQGFNNICDLSSKGNVPYFMTDTIHLGWRGWLAVDQKVDPFLTKSQPQPKYQINDKFYSQKWQQLDPTQLATYEATTK, from the coding sequence ATGGCGAAGCGACTGCTACGGATCTTTGGTCCGTTAATTCTCGCGGCAATTCTGGTTCTGGCGATTTTGGTATCACCGGTGACTTTCGGTTTTAAACACGTCAGTGCGGGTGAGGAACGGCAAGCTGCCGTTTCACTATCACCCAACGTTCTAAAGGGGAAGCGGATTAAGGAAGCGGCCTTAAAGGAAAACTATGTCCCGTTTTTCGGGTCTTCCGAATGGTCCCGAATTGATCCCATGCACCCCTCGGTTCTAGCCCAAAAGTATCATCGGGATTACCGTCCATTTCTCTTAGGGGCGCGGGGGACGCAATCGTTAACGCAATTCTTCGTGATACAAAACATTCAGGGCGAATTGCGTAACAAAAAAGCGGTCTTCGTGGTTTCGCCCCAATGGTTTGTGAAGGACGGGACCCGGAAGGATGCTTTTGCCTTCTACTACTCACAACTGCAGACGGCAGAATGGTTGTCCCATTACCGCCACGATGCAATCGACCAGTACGCGGCTAAGCGGTTATTACAAATGCCGGTCGCCAAGTCTGATCACTTCATCTATGCGGCGCTGCAACGCGTGGCTTCCGGGAAGACGTTGACCGATTATCAACGCTTCTATCTGCGGACTAAGATGAACATGCTGACGCAAGAAGATCAATTCTTCTCCGGAATCAACCTCCCATCGCAGAACTGGAACAAAGTTAACCAGCAAGCAAAGAAGTTACCCACTCAATATTCTTATGCCAAGCTGGATCGACTAGCCGGTCAGATTGGTCAGGAACAAACGGGGAATAACCGTTTTCGTATTAGTGATTCCTTCTATAACCAAGGTCTTAAGCAAGAACTGAAAACTGGGAAATTACAAGGCTTCCAACGGAACTTGAGTTACACCAAGTCCCCAGAGTTTGGTGATTTCCAACTAGTGCTTGATCAGTTTGCACGTTTAAAGACCAACGTCATGTTCATCATTCCGCCGGTTAACGACCGGTGGGCGAAGTACACGGGCTTATCGCAGGAAATGCTGCGGCAGTTCGATCAAAAGATTCGTTATCAATTGCAGTCACAAGGATTTAACAACATTTGCGACCTCAGCAGTAAAGGTAACGTCCCGTACTTCATGACGGATACCATTCACTTGGGGTGGCGGGGTTGGTTAGCGGTTGACCAAAAGGTTGATCCGTTCTTAACTAAGTCGCAACCACAGCCCAAGTATCAGATTAACGATAAGTTCTACTCGCAGAAGTGGCAGCAGCTGGATCCAACTCAGTTAGCAACCTACGAAGCGACGACGAAATAA
- the lepA gene encoding translation elongation factor 4 yields MDLEKLKQHQKYIRNFSIVAHIDHGKSTLADRILEMTDTVSKRDMQDQILDNMDLERERGITIKLNAVELTYHAKDGHDYEFHLIDTPGHVDFSYEVSRSLAACEGAVLVVDAAQGVEAQTLANVYLALDDNLEIVPVINKIDLPSADPDKVKKEIEDVIGLDASDAVLASAKQGIGIEDLLEQIVAKVPAPTGDLDAPLKALVFDSVYDDYRGVVLSVRVYDGTVQPGDKIRMMNSQTEYEVTEVGVNSPNPLSRDYLIAGDVGYITASIKDITETRVGDTVTNVEDPAAKALPGYREMNPMVYAGLYPTDNAKLNDLREALEKLKLNDAALEFEPEASQALGFGFRCGFLGMLHMDVVQERLEREFNLDLITTAPSVTYHAYLTDGTMKEVENPAEMPEASAIKKIEEPIVKATIMAPNEYVGAVMELCQHRRGQFLTMEYLDDYRVNIIYNMPLSEIIFDFFDKLKSNTRGYASLDYEMNGYQESDLVKIDLLLNGDKVDALSFIAHRTFAAQRGREIASRLKGIIPRQNFEIPIQAAIGAKIIARTTIKAYRKDVTAHLYGGDRTRRMKLLEKQKAGKKRMKAVGRVDIPQEAFMAVLKTDEDETKS; encoded by the coding sequence ATGGACCTGGAAAAATTAAAGCAACATCAAAAATACATTCGTAACTTTTCCATCGTGGCCCACATTGACCACGGGAAATCGACCCTGGCGGACCGAATCCTGGAAATGACGGATACGGTGTCCAAGCGAGACATGCAGGATCAGATCCTGGATAACATGGACTTGGAACGCGAACGGGGCATTACCATTAAATTAAACGCGGTCGAATTAACTTACCACGCTAAAGACGGTCACGATTACGAGTTTCACCTGATTGATACCCCGGGGCACGTGGACTTCTCTTACGAGGTTTCCCGGAGTTTGGCGGCCTGCGAGGGCGCTGTTTTGGTGGTGGACGCTGCGCAGGGGGTCGAAGCGCAGACGTTGGCCAACGTGTACCTAGCGTTGGATGACAACCTGGAAATCGTGCCGGTTATCAATAAGATTGACCTGCCATCGGCGGATCCGGACAAGGTCAAAAAAGAAATTGAAGACGTCATCGGCTTGGATGCTTCCGATGCCGTTTTAGCCAGTGCTAAGCAGGGTATCGGGATTGAGGATCTCTTGGAACAAATTGTGGCTAAGGTACCGGCACCCACTGGTGATTTGGACGCGCCGTTAAAGGCTCTGGTCTTTGACTCGGTGTATGATGATTACCGCGGGGTGGTGTTGAGCGTTCGGGTTTACGACGGGACCGTTCAACCGGGTGACAAGATTCGGATGATGAATAGTCAGACCGAATACGAAGTGACTGAAGTCGGGGTCAACTCGCCAAACCCGTTAAGCCGGGATTACCTGATTGCTGGTGACGTGGGGTATATCACGGCCAGCATCAAGGATATTACGGAAACCCGAGTCGGGGATACCGTGACTAATGTGGAAGATCCAGCAGCGAAGGCGCTACCGGGTTACCGGGAAATGAACCCGATGGTTTACGCTGGGTTGTACCCCACGGATAACGCTAAACTAAACGATCTACGAGAAGCCCTCGAAAAGCTGAAGCTTAACGATGCGGCTCTCGAATTTGAACCCGAAGCTTCGCAGGCCCTGGGCTTTGGATTTCGGTGTGGCTTCTTGGGGATGTTGCACATGGACGTGGTCCAGGAACGTTTGGAGCGGGAATTTAATCTTGATTTAATCACCACGGCGCCGTCCGTAACCTACCATGCTTACTTGACCGATGGCACCATGAAGGAGGTCGAGAACCCAGCAGAAATGCCGGAAGCTTCGGCCATCAAGAAGATTGAAGAGCCGATTGTGAAGGCGACCATTATGGCACCCAACGAATACGTGGGAGCGGTGATGGAACTTTGCCAACACCGACGGGGCCAATTCCTGACCATGGAATACCTGGATGATTACCGGGTGAACATTATCTACAATATGCCATTGTCCGAAATCATCTTTGACTTTTTCGATAAGCTGAAGTCTAATACGCGGGGTTACGCCTCGTTAGATTATGAGATGAACGGGTACCAGGAAAGTGATCTGGTCAAGATTGACTTATTGTTGAACGGTGACAAGGTCGATGCGTTGAGCTTTATCGCGCACCGGACGTTTGCGGCACAACGGGGCCGCGAGATTGCCAGCCGGTTGAAGGGAATTATCCCACGTCAGAACTTCGAAATTCCAATTCAGGCGGCCATTGGGGCGAAGATCATTGCCCGGACGACCATTAAGGCCTACCGTAAGGACGTGACGGCGCACCTATATGGTGGGGACCGTACGCGACGGATGAAGTTACTGGAGAAGCAAAAAGCCGGAAAGAAGCGCATGAAGGCCGTGGGTCGCGTGGATATTCCTCAGGAAGCGTTCATGGCCGTTTTGAAGACGGACGAGGACGAAACCAAGTCATAG
- the mscL gene encoding large-conductance mechanosensitive channel protein MscL: MLKEFKEFIARGNVMDLAVGVIVGAAFTAIVNSLVKNLINPLLGIFVGSIDFSNLVFTVGDAHFRYGAFINSIINFLIIAFVVFLLVKFLNRLLPAPKDDAAAEPSAEEKYLKEIVDLLKKETH; encoded by the coding sequence ATGCTGAAAGAATTTAAGGAATTTATTGCGCGGGGCAATGTGATGGACTTAGCCGTTGGGGTGATCGTCGGGGCTGCCTTCACCGCCATCGTGAACTCACTGGTCAAAAACTTAATTAATCCCCTGCTGGGTATCTTCGTCGGCAGCATTGACTTTTCTAACCTAGTCTTCACGGTAGGCGACGCTCATTTTCGCTACGGGGCCTTTATCAATTCTATTATCAACTTCTTGATTATCGCCTTTGTGGTTTTCTTGCTGGTCAAGTTTCTAAACCGCTTATTGCCCGCACCGAAGGACGATGCCGCGGCCGAACCTTCCGCCGAAGAAAAATACCTCAAAGAAATCGTTGATTTACTCAAGAAAGAGACTCACTGA